AACCTTCTTAGCTAAAATATGTGTGTTTATTATGAAGGTTGAGTTGCATTAACTTCCCCTGCATCAGTTTATATCATGAGACCGGCCAACGCTCCACACCATGCCTCCTCGCTCTCAACCCAACGAAGATCTTTCCAGTTGTCTAAGGTTTCCTGGAGTTTTACGACTCAATCAAAATTGTGTTTCTGGTTGTCTGATGAGGTATTGTTGAGGTTTCCCAAGATTACTTTTCAGTTTGTTATTGCAATAAATAATCAGAGACAAGGAATATTTAGATATGCCTACAAACATGATTGAATGTTTAGAccttatgaatttttttttcatgtacAATTTTGGTGTAGtacttatttcattttcattgcATGGTATTGTGCTTGAACAAATTAGGTGTGGCTTTCATAATTATCAGTTTTTCTTTCTTAATGTGGATATGCACTCTTTTAGATACAATTATTCGGCTATTAAATGGTTATATCGTATAAGGGTTCCTAGCAAATAAAATCATTACATATGATCAAATTTGCAGTTACAATGATGGTGTTGAATTTCGGAACGTTTGAGTTTGGATCCATGAGTTTGGTGTTGAATTTGCAGTTACAACAccattttgttttaaaaaaacaaaatggtAATTTGATACATATTTTTACCACaggatttttaaattttttaatagtCAGAAATTGCCAGGCATCACGCAACGATTGGGCAACATCCTGCACCAGTACGCGTGCTCATGCACGCGGATACGTGTAAAGTGGCGTGCTCAGTGTCGTACTTCAGCATTGAGCACCCGTGctttatacaaataaaattggCATGCACCCGTAGACAAATAAAATTTGTGGAGAAGCAAGATATTTAATAAATTCCAGTGACTCAATTTATGATGTGGTAGTGTATTGGCCATAAGTTATTGGTCCTATTTTGCCCCACAGTTTCATTATTGTTGCTATTGTGCTACCTCTGTATACTGCCGTCTTTACCACCATCTTCATTGGAAGATGGCTGCTTATGGTGCTGCGATTTCGTTAAAGAATACGATTCTGCTTATTCTACGATTGTCTCGCATTTCGCTGCTTCATCCCACTCCAGAAATCTTACAACCTGCCTACGAGGCGATAGTCCACTTGCAGATAGAACTGCGAAGATTGGACAAGACCAGCTACAGCAAGATCAGGACGAAGGTGAACGATATTGATGAAAGAATCAAAGACGTCGTATGGGAATTCGAAGATTTACTAGAATCCATGTCGTAGATCAGATTCTTCCAAAGCTTGAGAGAGATCAGTTGTCTTTCTCGGTAGATATGCAGAGTCTGCGACAAAGTGTTGATGACTTCTTCCATAGAGTGATGGAGATGTTGCAGCAGTATTGTAACGAAGTGATGCGTATGCCTGAAGAAGAAGGCGAACCTGTTTCCTCAAgaattgattttggtggaaTCAGCTCATATATGGTGGGATTATCTGATCAATTTGAACAAGTCAGGGATTATCTGATCGAAGATGAGGAGAATCGGTTATTAGTTACTGGGATGGCAGGAGTTGGAAAGACAACTCTAGCTAAGAAAGTATTTGAGGATCCATCTATTCAGAGACATTTCGAGCTTCGAGCATGGGTCAGGGTGGGAAGAAAGTGTGAATCCAATGAAATATTACGGTGCATTCTGGCTCAAGTGGATCCCAACACTCGCGACCAAATGCTTATCCA
This genomic interval from Salvia splendens isolate huo1 chromosome 13, SspV2, whole genome shotgun sequence contains the following:
- the LOC121762217 gene encoding disease resistance RPP13-like protein 4; the encoded protein is MQSLRQSVDDFFHRVMEMLQQYCNEVMRMPEEEGEPVSSRIDFGGISSYMVGLSDQFEQVRDYLIEDEENRLLVTGMAGVGKTTLAKKVFEDPSIQRHFELRAWVRVGRKCESNEILRCILAQVDPNTRDQMLIQGDDDDEKFVGLLDEGVKDKKCLIVLDDVWEWDTRVMDNLSQENVRILLTSRVRMKECPDRGLVRLLNEEESKKLHCEKVFAQEDFPPHLNILGEKIAKKCEGLPLMIVTVAELLSEEEKTIEN